In the Leifsonia sp. 466MF genome, one interval contains:
- a CDS encoding GNAT family N-acetyltransferase, with product MTAPVLTLRLTTPRLVLDVPTDDDIPDVLEACQDVETQRWVPLPSPYTRESAEFFVRSYCPHGLASRRYTVWALHARGGGRLLGALEVRKDERAGSASLGCWSGPWARGQGYMREALGAVARYALDPDGLGFDRLNWEYVPGNESSRRLAEAAGFGFGDGMRTVVSLHGETREARVGRLGRDDVRRSHP from the coding sequence ATGACGGCACCGGTGCTGACCCTGCGTCTGACGACGCCCCGCCTCGTGCTGGACGTGCCGACGGACGACGACATCCCGGACGTGCTGGAAGCCTGCCAGGACGTCGAGACGCAGCGGTGGGTGCCCCTCCCGTCGCCGTACACGCGTGAGAGCGCGGAGTTCTTCGTGCGCAGCTACTGCCCGCACGGCCTGGCGAGCCGCCGGTACACGGTCTGGGCGCTGCACGCGCGCGGCGGCGGCCGCCTCCTCGGAGCGCTGGAGGTCCGCAAGGACGAGCGCGCCGGGTCGGCCTCCCTCGGCTGCTGGTCCGGCCCCTGGGCGCGCGGGCAGGGCTACATGCGGGAGGCGCTCGGAGCCGTCGCCCGCTACGCGCTCGACCCCGATGGGCTGGGATTCGACCGGCTGAACTGGGAATACGTGCCCGGCAACGAGTCCAGCAGGCGTCTGGCGGAGGCTGCGGGCTTCGGCTTCGGCGACGGGATGCGCACGGTCGTCAGCCTGCACGGAGAGACGCGCGAGGCGCGCGTCGGCCGGCTAGGCCGCGACGACGTCCGCCGTTCGCACCCCTAG
- a CDS encoding tetratricopeptide repeat protein: MIAANRADDDGRARLLFLADRYLAVDNLPSARMSLARLLARDPDDVDALCTQARITIAESDWTGAVDASARACALAPGNPWPYRLLAIARSGQGRHSAARSAAAAARETAPGDWQSHFVVATVHLRSGRVSAEAKDSAREALRLAPDEAAVHDLQGDLALAQGFVEDAERAYRRALALDPENPEYRTDLAATKLRNGRAAAAAVACMDVLAADPGSPQALRTLGLVGRYWTNRLLVGSGAILLVIMVIITKTIPPEFDTTWIETPSFVMNPSFVVLPIALAALATGFWWHVARQLRGRAAPFIRALRRSDRAWTATLVALGVVILGTTATAILPYWMGPANLFFALIIVTVAWLARPLASGARLFWALLR, from the coding sequence GTGATCGCGGCGAACCGCGCAGACGACGACGGCCGCGCGCGTCTGCTCTTCCTCGCCGATCGCTACCTCGCGGTCGACAACCTCCCCTCGGCGCGAATGTCCCTTGCGCGCTTGCTGGCGCGCGATCCGGACGATGTCGACGCTCTCTGCACACAGGCACGGATCACGATCGCGGAGAGCGACTGGACGGGCGCCGTCGACGCCAGCGCGCGCGCCTGCGCCCTCGCGCCCGGGAACCCCTGGCCGTACCGGTTGCTGGCGATCGCCCGATCCGGTCAGGGTCGGCACTCGGCAGCCCGCTCGGCGGCGGCCGCTGCCCGCGAGACCGCTCCCGGGGACTGGCAATCGCATTTCGTGGTCGCAACCGTGCACCTCCGCTCCGGGCGGGTGAGCGCAGAGGCCAAGGACAGCGCTCGCGAAGCGCTCCGCCTCGCTCCTGACGAAGCGGCCGTCCACGATCTCCAGGGAGATCTCGCGCTGGCGCAGGGTTTCGTAGAGGATGCGGAGCGCGCGTACCGCCGAGCGTTGGCTCTCGATCCGGAGAACCCGGAATACCGGACCGATCTGGCGGCCACGAAACTGCGCAACGGGCGCGCGGCTGCTGCGGCCGTCGCCTGCATGGATGTCCTCGCCGCCGATCCGGGCAGTCCTCAAGCGCTCCGCACACTCGGCCTTGTCGGCCGCTACTGGACCAACCGCCTTCTCGTCGGCTCCGGCGCCATCCTTCTCGTCATCATGGTGATCATCACGAAGACGATTCCGCCGGAGTTCGACACCACCTGGATCGAGACGCCTTCCTTTGTCATGAACCCGTCCTTCGTGGTCTTGCCGATTGCGCTCGCGGCGCTTGCGACAGGGTTCTGGTGGCATGTGGCGAGACAGCTCAGAGGACGCGCTGCGCCCTTCATTCGCGCCCTGAGAAGATCGGATAGAGCGTGGACGGCGACGCTCGTCGCCCTCGGAGTCGTCATCCTCGGCACGACCGCGACGGCGATCCTTCCGTACTGGATGGGTCCGGCGAACCTGTTCTTCGCCCTGATCATCGTGACGGTCGCGTGGCTGGCGCGACCGCTGGCCAGTGGCGCGCGGTTGTTCTGGGCTCTCCTGCGCTAG
- a CDS encoding ATP-binding protein: MDQDSVIAAVRRALDATPDDITLRLHLAALLLDFGETAEAIAQAGEALRRDPGNPDARRMMSTALSAADPAAERPMHPAPAHSPEQFDWSEAERQLGEVVNTTVTRPRDPDPTGVERPVVTLADVGGMPSVKARLDAAFLAPLRNPELRELYGMTLGGGLLLHGPPGCGKTFIARALAGELGAAFLSASVSDILSPFVGESEANIHQLFQQARREAPCVLFFDEFDALGQRRSQTRQAALRGVSNQLLTELDGVDANNDGVYVLAATNQLWDVDPALRRPGRLDRTVLVLPPDEEARAAIFTTHLKNRPADGIDIAALARATAGYSGADIAHVCASAAEFALLESARAGVARRITMADLQRARADIRPSTGSWLNSARNMVEFGEDDGTFAELRAFLKTSKRL; encoded by the coding sequence GTGGATCAGGATTCTGTCATCGCCGCCGTTCGCCGGGCGCTCGATGCGACACCCGACGACATCACGCTCCGGCTGCACCTGGCCGCGCTGCTGCTCGATTTCGGCGAGACGGCGGAGGCTATCGCGCAGGCGGGGGAAGCACTCCGCCGTGATCCCGGTAACCCCGATGCCCGGCGGATGATGAGTACCGCGCTCTCCGCAGCCGATCCGGCGGCGGAGCGGCCGATGCATCCTGCTCCCGCCCACTCGCCCGAGCAGTTCGACTGGTCGGAAGCGGAGCGTCAACTCGGTGAGGTCGTGAACACGACCGTCACCCGACCCCGCGATCCCGATCCGACCGGCGTCGAACGACCTGTGGTCACACTCGCGGATGTCGGCGGGATGCCGAGCGTCAAGGCGCGACTGGATGCCGCCTTCCTCGCCCCGCTTCGGAACCCCGAGCTCCGCGAGCTCTACGGTATGACGCTGGGCGGCGGGCTCCTGCTGCACGGGCCGCCAGGATGCGGTAAGACGTTCATCGCCCGTGCCCTGGCGGGCGAGCTCGGCGCCGCCTTCCTTTCCGCGTCGGTCTCGGACATCCTCTCGCCCTTCGTCGGCGAATCCGAGGCGAACATCCACCAGCTCTTCCAACAGGCGCGGCGGGAGGCGCCATGCGTCCTCTTCTTCGACGAGTTCGACGCCCTCGGACAACGGCGCAGTCAGACACGCCAGGCAGCGCTTCGTGGGGTGAGCAACCAGTTGCTGACCGAACTGGACGGCGTGGATGCGAACAACGACGGTGTGTACGTGCTCGCCGCGACGAATCAGTTGTGGGACGTAGATCCTGCGCTGCGGCGACCCGGACGGCTTGATCGCACTGTCCTCGTCCTGCCACCGGACGAGGAAGCCCGCGCAGCCATCTTCACGACGCACCTCAAGAATCGGCCGGCCGACGGAATCGATATCGCGGCGCTCGCCCGCGCCACGGCCGGCTACTCGGGGGCGGATATCGCCCACGTGTGTGCGTCCGCCGCGGAATTCGCCCTCCTGGAGAGCGCCAGGGCCGGTGTGGCCCGTCGTATCACCATGGCGGACCTCCAGCGCGCACGCGCGGATATCCGCCCCTCGACGGGCTCGTGGCTCAACAGCGCGAGGAACATGGTCGAGTTCGGAGAGGACGACGGTACCTTCGCAGAGCTTCGGGCCTTCCTCAAGACGTCAAAGCGCCTGTGA
- a CDS encoding COX15/CtaA family protein translates to MKRIIAWLPDRVDTRLKVIAWVYLVGQVVLVGTGGLVRLTASGLGCPTWPKCTADSLVNTPEMGVHGFIEFGNRVLSALLAVVAIVAFLAILRMRKQRPDLFWLTLIAGLAIPAQAVIGGLSVLSGLNPYVVGLHFVVSIALVATCTAFVFRVYAVPGPRVRAVPGWFAGVAHVTSAVVAITILVGILTTGSGPHAGDANAPRNGLNPEILQHVHAIPAYVTFALTLVLVVGSLRYRTTAVRRFTQYLLAVELLQIVVGLIQANTGLPGILVGIHMTLAALLASAMTAVILSLKAPAAALDAREDSAADVVAA, encoded by the coding sequence ATGAAGCGCATCATCGCCTGGCTGCCGGACCGCGTGGACACTCGGCTGAAGGTGATCGCGTGGGTCTACCTGGTGGGGCAGGTCGTCCTGGTCGGGACGGGTGGCCTGGTGCGGCTCACCGCCAGCGGCCTCGGCTGCCCGACCTGGCCGAAGTGCACGGCCGACTCACTGGTCAACACGCCCGAGATGGGCGTCCACGGCTTCATCGAGTTCGGCAACCGCGTGCTCAGCGCCCTTCTCGCGGTCGTGGCCATCGTGGCGTTCCTCGCCATCCTCCGGATGCGCAAGCAGCGCCCGGATCTGTTCTGGCTGACCCTGATCGCCGGCCTCGCCATCCCGGCGCAGGCCGTGATCGGCGGCCTCAGCGTCCTGAGCGGGCTGAACCCGTACGTGGTCGGTCTGCACTTCGTCGTATCGATCGCCCTCGTCGCCACCTGCACGGCGTTCGTCTTCCGCGTCTACGCCGTCCCTGGCCCGCGCGTCCGCGCCGTCCCCGGCTGGTTCGCGGGTGTCGCCCACGTCACCAGCGCCGTCGTCGCCATCACGATCCTGGTCGGCATCCTCACCACGGGCAGCGGACCGCACGCGGGTGACGCGAACGCGCCGCGCAACGGCCTGAATCCCGAGATCCTGCAGCACGTCCACGCGATCCCCGCGTACGTCACGTTCGCGCTGACCCTCGTCCTCGTCGTCGGATCCCTGCGCTACCGCACGACGGCGGTGCGCCGTTTCACGCAGTACCTGCTGGCGGTCGAGCTGCTGCAGATCGTCGTCGGTCTGATCCAGGCGAACACCGGCCTCCCGGGCATCCTCGTGGGCATTCACATGACCCTCGCGGCGCTCCTGGCCTCCGCGATGACCGCGGTCATCCTCTCGCTCAAGGCCCCTGCGGCTGCGCTGGACGCGCGAGAGGATTCAGCCGCGGACGTCGTCGCGGCCTAG
- the sufB gene encoding Fe-S cluster assembly protein SufB, which yields MSDILIDRPELASLGQYEFGWADSDAAGSIARRGLSPEVVKDISALKKEPEWMLQRRLKALQLFERKPMPTWGADLSEIDFDNIKYFVRSTEKQAQSWEDLPEDIRNTYEKLGIPEAERQRLVAGVAAQYESEVVYHQIREDLEQQGVIFLDTDTALREHPEIFEEYFGTVIPAGDNKFAALNTAVWSGGSFVYVPKGVHVEIPLQAYFRINTENMGQFERTLIIADEGSYVHYIEGCTAPIYKSDSLHSAVVEIIVKKNARVRYTTIQNWSNNVYNLVTKRATAAEGATMEWIDGNIGSKVTMKYPSIYLMGEHAKGETLSVAFAGPGQHQDAGAKMIHMAPYTQSSIVSKSIARGGGRAGYRGEVRMDANAHHSANTVRCDALLVDTISRSDTYPAIDIRVDDVQLGHEATVSRVSEEQLFYLMSRGLPEDEAMAMIVRGFIEPIARELPMEYALELNKLIEMGMEGSVG from the coding sequence ATGTCAGACATCCTGATCGATCGGCCTGAGCTCGCCTCTTTGGGGCAGTACGAGTTCGGCTGGGCGGATTCCGACGCCGCGGGTTCCATCGCCCGTCGCGGTCTCTCACCCGAGGTGGTGAAAGACATCTCGGCCCTGAAGAAGGAGCCCGAGTGGATGCTGCAGCGCCGCCTCAAGGCCCTTCAGCTCTTCGAGCGCAAGCCCATGCCGACCTGGGGCGCCGACCTGTCGGAGATCGACTTCGACAACATCAAGTACTTCGTCCGCTCCACCGAGAAGCAGGCGCAGAGTTGGGAAGACCTGCCGGAGGACATCCGGAACACGTACGAGAAGCTCGGCATCCCGGAGGCGGAGCGTCAGCGTCTCGTCGCCGGCGTCGCCGCGCAGTACGAGTCCGAGGTCGTCTACCACCAGATCCGTGAAGACCTGGAGCAGCAGGGCGTCATCTTCCTCGACACCGACACCGCGCTCCGCGAGCACCCGGAGATCTTCGAGGAGTACTTCGGAACGGTGATCCCGGCCGGCGACAACAAGTTCGCCGCGCTGAACACCGCCGTGTGGTCGGGCGGATCGTTCGTCTACGTCCCCAAGGGCGTCCACGTCGAGATCCCGCTGCAGGCCTACTTCCGCATCAACACCGAGAACATGGGTCAGTTCGAGCGGACGCTGATCATCGCCGACGAGGGCAGCTACGTCCACTACATCGAGGGCTGCACCGCTCCGATCTACAAGTCGGACTCGCTGCACTCCGCGGTCGTCGAGATCATCGTCAAGAAGAACGCCCGCGTGCGCTACACGACCATCCAGAACTGGTCCAACAACGTCTACAACCTCGTCACCAAGCGGGCCACCGCGGCCGAGGGCGCGACGATGGAGTGGATCGACGGCAACATCGGCTCCAAGGTCACGATGAAGTACCCGTCGATCTACCTGATGGGGGAGCACGCCAAGGGCGAGACCCTGTCCGTCGCCTTCGCCGGCCCCGGCCAGCACCAGGACGCCGGCGCCAAGATGATCCACATGGCGCCGTACACGCAGTCGTCGATCGTCTCCAAGTCGATCGCGCGCGGCGGCGGCCGTGCCGGCTACCGCGGCGAGGTGCGGATGGATGCGAACGCGCACCACTCCGCCAACACCGTCCGCTGCGACGCGCTGCTCGTCGACACGATCTCTCGGTCCGACACGTATCCGGCGATCGACATCCGTGTCGACGACGTGCAGCTCGGCCACGAGGCGACCGTGTCGCGCGTGAGCGAGGAGCAGCTGTTCTACCTCATGTCGCGCGGGCTCCCGGAGGACGAGGCCATGGCGATGATCGTCCGCGGCTTCATCGAGCCGATCGCCCGCGAGCTCCCCATGGAGTACGCACTGGAACTCAACAAGCTCATCGAGATGGGCATGGAAGGCTCTGTCGGATGA
- the sufD gene encoding Fe-S cluster assembly protein SufD, whose translation MTQIETTQTTAPAPTHMRAPVPVQSRAERFTSTEVSDFPAVTGREAMWKYTPVARIQELITGDLDGSPYVYDATTAPGVTTAWIGRDDARIGAAGKPEDRASANAWTAFEQALLVTIGADLSGDRREVTLTRSALGGPARAAHTVVEVAPGAVATLILQNTGSAHLTENIEFLLGKDADLTVVSLQEWDDEALHVAAHFAELGEGARIKHVAVTLGGGVVRLNPSAHLAGARADAELLGAYFADASQHLEQQVYVHHDGPETRSRVTYKGALQGQGARTVWIGDVLIGPKAVGTDTYEQNRNLVLTDGARADSVPNLEIETGDIVGAGHASATGRFDDEQLFYLQSRGIPEEEARRLVVRGFLAEIVQQIGSPALQERLQAKIEDELESASVTASAPSAPAAGAEN comes from the coding sequence ATGACGCAGATCGAGACGACGCAGACCACCGCGCCCGCCCCGACCCACATGCGAGCACCTGTCCCGGTGCAGAGCCGCGCCGAGCGGTTCACCTCGACCGAGGTGTCGGACTTCCCTGCGGTCACCGGCCGTGAGGCGATGTGGAAGTACACGCCGGTGGCGCGCATCCAGGAGCTCATCACGGGCGACCTGGACGGCTCGCCCTACGTGTACGACGCCACGACCGCCCCCGGTGTGACCACCGCGTGGATCGGCCGTGACGACGCCCGCATCGGTGCTGCAGGGAAGCCCGAGGACCGCGCCTCCGCCAATGCCTGGACGGCCTTCGAGCAGGCGCTGCTCGTGACCATCGGCGCCGACCTCAGCGGAGACCGTCGCGAGGTCACGCTGACCCGCTCCGCCCTCGGCGGACCGGCGCGCGCCGCGCACACGGTCGTCGAGGTCGCCCCGGGAGCCGTGGCGACCCTCATCCTGCAGAACACCGGATCGGCGCACCTGACCGAGAACATCGAGTTCCTCCTGGGTAAGGACGCCGACCTCACGGTCGTGTCGCTCCAGGAGTGGGACGACGAGGCGCTCCACGTCGCCGCCCACTTCGCCGAGCTCGGCGAGGGCGCGCGCATCAAGCACGTCGCCGTCACGCTCGGCGGCGGAGTCGTCCGGCTCAACCCGTCGGCCCACCTGGCCGGCGCGCGAGCGGACGCCGAGCTGCTCGGCGCCTACTTCGCCGACGCCAGCCAGCACCTCGAGCAGCAGGTGTACGTCCACCACGACGGCCCCGAGACCCGCAGCCGCGTGACCTACAAGGGCGCCCTGCAGGGCCAGGGCGCGCGCACGGTGTGGATCGGCGACGTGCTCATCGGCCCGAAGGCCGTCGGCACCGACACCTACGAGCAGAACCGCAACCTCGTCCTCACCGACGGCGCCCGCGCCGACTCCGTGCCGAACCTCGAGATCGAGACCGGCGACATCGTCGGCGCCGGTCACGCGAGCGCCACCGGCCGTTTCGACGACGAGCAGCTCTTCTACCTCCAGTCCCGCGGGATCCCGGAGGAGGAGGCGCGCCGCCTGGTCGTGCGCGGCTTCCTCGCCGAGATCGTCCAGCAGATCGGCTCGCCGGCGCTCCAGGAGCGCCTGCAGGCCAAGATCGAGGACGAGCTGGAATCGGCGTCGGTCACAGCGTCGGCGCCCTCCGCGCCGGCCGCCGGGGCCGAGAACTGA
- a CDS encoding non-heme iron oxygenase ferredoxin subunit produces MVGQRVAAVAELVENQATRVVLDGVPIAVVKDSSGAVHAIGDTCTHGEISLSEGFVEDETLECWAHGSQFSLVTGKPLNLPAYEPVPVFPVEIIDGDVFIDPSAPKVNN; encoded by the coding sequence ATGGTGGGCCAGCGCGTCGCAGCCGTCGCGGAGCTGGTCGAGAACCAGGCCACCCGCGTCGTGCTCGACGGCGTCCCCATCGCCGTCGTCAAGGACTCGTCCGGTGCGGTGCACGCCATCGGCGACACCTGCACCCACGGCGAGATCTCGCTGTCCGAGGGTTTCGTCGAGGACGAGACCCTGGAGTGCTGGGCGCACGGCTCCCAGTTCTCCCTCGTGACCGGCAAGCCCCTCAACCTCCCGGCTTACGAGCCGGTCCCCGTGTTTCCCGTCGAGATCATCGACGGAGACGTCTTCATCGACCCCAGCGCCCCGAAAGTGAACAACTAA
- the sufC gene encoding Fe-S cluster assembly ATPase SufC produces the protein MSVLEIRDLHVTVETDQGTKPILNGVDLTINEGEIHAIMGPNGSGKSTLAYTIAGHPKYTVTQGSITLDGEDVLAMTVDERARAGIFLAMQYPVEIPGVTNTNFLRTAKTAIDGQAPSIRTWVKDVRESMGALRMDSSFAERNVNEGFSGGEKKRNEILQLELLKPKFAVLDETDSGLDVDALKIVSEGVNRAKANTGLGILLITHYTRILRYIKPDFVHVFVAGRVAEQGGPELADRLEEEGYDRYVDAPEPAAASAAEVAGS, from the coding sequence ATGTCAGTCCTCGAGATCCGCGACCTCCACGTCACCGTCGAGACGGACCAGGGCACCAAGCCCATCCTGAACGGCGTCGACCTCACCATCAACGAGGGTGAGATCCACGCGATCATGGGCCCGAACGGCTCCGGCAAGTCCACCCTCGCCTACACGATCGCCGGACACCCCAAATACACCGTGACCCAGGGCTCGATCACGCTCGACGGCGAGGACGTCCTCGCGATGACCGTCGACGAGCGTGCGCGCGCCGGCATCTTCCTCGCGATGCAGTACCCGGTCGAGATCCCCGGTGTCACCAACACCAACTTCCTCCGCACCGCCAAGACCGCGATCGACGGCCAGGCGCCGTCCATCCGCACCTGGGTGAAAGACGTCCGCGAGTCGATGGGCGCCCTGCGCATGGACTCGTCGTTCGCCGAGCGCAACGTCAACGAGGGCTTCTCGGGCGGCGAGAAGAAGCGCAACGAGATCCTCCAGCTGGAGCTGCTGAAGCCGAAGTTCGCCGTGCTCGACGAGACCGACTCCGGCCTCGACGTGGATGCGCTCAAGATCGTCTCCGAGGGCGTCAACCGGGCGAAGGCCAACACCGGCCTCGGCATCCTGCTGATCACGCACTACACGCGCATCCTCCGCTACATCAAGCCGGATTTCGTGCACGTGTTCGTCGCCGGCCGCGTGGCCGAGCAGGGCGGACCGGAGCTCGCCGACCGCCTGGAGGAGGAGGGCTACGACCGCTACGTCGACGCCCCCGAGCCCGCAGCCGCCTCGGCGGCCGAAGTCGCCGGATCCTGA
- a CDS encoding metal-sulfur cluster assembly factor, giving the protein MPATLSPALFDQVEEALKDVMDPELGINVVDLGLIYDLAWDDENNALIISMTLTSAGCPLTDVLEEQTAEALDGIVEAFRINWVWMPPWGPERITDDGRDMMRALGFAI; this is encoded by the coding sequence ATGCCCGCCACTTTGAGCCCAGCGCTCTTCGACCAGGTCGAGGAGGCGCTGAAGGACGTCATGGATCCCGAACTCGGGATCAACGTCGTCGACCTGGGCCTCATCTACGACCTGGCCTGGGATGACGAGAACAACGCGCTCATCATCTCGATGACGCTCACCAGTGCCGGCTGCCCGCTGACCGACGTGCTCGAAGAGCAGACCGCCGAGGCGCTCGACGGCATCGTCGAGGCATTCCGCATCAACTGGGTGTGGATGCCGCCGTGGGGTCCCGAGCGGATCACCGACGACGGCCGCGACATGATGCGCGCCCTCGGCTTCGCAATCTAA
- a CDS encoding ABC-F family ATP-binding cassette domain-containing protein — MLAVQGLELRVGARLLMEDVSFRVADGDKIGLVGRNGAGKTTLTKVLAGDLLPTAGKVDRSGDLGYLPQDPRSGNLDDLARTRILDARGLGSIVLGMQQATVDMASTDSAVSEAAMKKYGRLEERFHLLGGYAAEAEAASIASNLNLPDRILDQPLKTLSGGQRRRIELARILFSDARTMILDEPTNHLDADSVIWLREFLKNYTGGFIVISHDVELVGETVNRVFYLDANRQVIDIYNMGWKNYQRQRAADEERRKKERANAEKKAGALQLQAAKFGAKATKAAAAHQMVARAEKLLAGLEEVRQVDRVAKLRFPTPAPCGRTPLQASDLSKSYGSLEIFTAVDLAIDRGSKVVVLGLNGAGKTTLLRMLAGVDKPDTGQVEPGHGLRIGYYAQEHETIDVERSVLQNMVSSSPSLTETEARRVLGSFLFTGDDAHKPAGVLSGGEKTRLALAMIVVSGANVLLLDEPTNNLDPASREEILDALAHYEGAVVLVSHDEGAVEALNPERVLILPDGVEDHWSRDYLDLISLA, encoded by the coding sequence GTGCTTGCCGTGCAGGGGCTGGAGCTGCGCGTTGGCGCACGCCTTCTGATGGAGGACGTGAGCTTCCGCGTCGCCGACGGGGACAAGATCGGACTCGTCGGCCGCAACGGCGCCGGCAAGACGACACTCACCAAGGTCCTCGCCGGCGACCTGCTCCCGACGGCCGGCAAGGTCGACCGCTCCGGCGACCTCGGGTACCTTCCGCAGGACCCGCGCTCCGGCAACCTGGACGACCTGGCGCGCACGCGCATCCTCGACGCCCGGGGCCTCGGCTCGATCGTCCTCGGGATGCAGCAGGCCACCGTCGACATGGCGAGCACCGACTCGGCCGTGTCCGAGGCCGCGATGAAGAAGTACGGCCGGCTGGAGGAGCGCTTCCACCTGCTCGGCGGGTACGCGGCCGAGGCCGAGGCTGCATCCATCGCGTCCAACCTGAACCTGCCGGATCGCATCCTCGACCAGCCGCTGAAGACCCTCTCGGGCGGTCAGCGCCGCCGGATCGAGCTGGCGCGCATCCTCTTCTCCGACGCCCGCACGATGATCCTCGACGAGCCGACGAACCACCTGGATGCGGACTCGGTCATCTGGCTGCGCGAGTTCCTGAAGAACTACACCGGCGGCTTCATCGTCATCTCGCACGACGTGGAACTGGTCGGCGAGACGGTCAACCGCGTCTTCTACCTGGACGCGAACCGCCAGGTCATCGACATCTACAACATGGGCTGGAAGAACTACCAGCGCCAGCGCGCCGCCGACGAGGAGCGCCGCAAGAAGGAGCGCGCCAACGCCGAGAAGAAGGCGGGCGCCCTGCAGCTGCAGGCCGCGAAGTTCGGCGCGAAGGCGACCAAGGCGGCCGCGGCGCACCAGATGGTCGCGCGCGCCGAGAAGCTTCTCGCCGGGCTCGAGGAGGTGCGCCAGGTCGACCGGGTCGCGAAGCTGCGGTTCCCGACACCGGCGCCGTGCGGACGCACGCCGCTGCAGGCGAGCGACCTCTCCAAGAGCTACGGCTCGCTCGAGATCTTCACCGCCGTCGACCTCGCGATCGACCGCGGCTCGAAGGTCGTCGTGCTCGGGCTGAACGGTGCGGGCAAGACCACGCTGCTGCGGATGCTCGCGGGCGTCGACAAGCCGGACACCGGCCAGGTCGAGCCCGGCCACGGCCTGCGGATCGGGTACTACGCGCAGGAGCACGAGACGATCGACGTCGAGCGCAGCGTGCTCCAGAACATGGTGTCGTCGTCGCCCTCGCTGACCGAGACCGAGGCCCGCAGGGTGCTCGGTTCGTTCCTGTTCACGGGCGACGACGCGCACAAGCCGGCCGGCGTGCTCTCCGGCGGCGAGAAGACCCGGCTCGCGCTGGCGATGATCGTCGTGTCGGGGGCGAACGTCCTGCTGCTCGACGAGCCCACCAACAACCTCGACCCGGCCAGCCGCGAGGAGATCCTGGATGCGCTGGCGCACTACGAGGGCGCGGTCGTACTGGTGAGTCACGACGAGGGCGCGGTCGAGGCGCTGAACCCGGAGCGCGTCCTCATCCTCCCCGACGGCGTCGAGGACCACTGGTCGCGCGACTACCTCGACCTCATCTCCCTCGCCTAG
- a CDS encoding SURF1 family cytochrome oxidase biogenesis protein, translated as MTGSTTDGWRFAFSRRWLGYLAFAIVFAIACGFLSNWQLARSKEAAAANALVTANFDQSPVPLAAELPTLGAYSPKQEWKRVTVTGTYERDKQLLVRNRPFNGSPGFEVLTPLRTADGSLFIVDRGWVPTGNTTDSPDHVPAAPAGTVTVVARLKASEPAIAGRTATGDQVGTIQLSVVKEKLGGADVYTGAYGLLASEDPAPASAPTPTVTSPPTQDEGLHWSYMIQWIIFALIGFFGLGYALVTEYRKRNSDDPAERERAAARERRRRAKRTDADVEDELLDAAH; from the coding sequence GTGACCGGATCGACGACCGACGGGTGGCGTTTCGCGTTCTCCCGCCGCTGGCTGGGGTACCTCGCCTTCGCGATCGTGTTCGCGATCGCGTGCGGCTTCCTCTCCAACTGGCAGCTCGCCCGCAGCAAGGAGGCCGCGGCGGCGAACGCCCTGGTGACGGCGAACTTCGACCAGTCCCCCGTCCCGCTCGCCGCTGAGCTGCCGACGCTCGGCGCGTACTCGCCGAAGCAGGAGTGGAAGCGCGTCACCGTGACCGGGACGTACGAGCGCGACAAGCAGCTGCTCGTCCGCAACCGCCCGTTCAACGGCAGCCCCGGGTTCGAGGTGCTCACCCCGCTGCGGACGGCCGACGGCTCGCTGTTCATCGTGGATCGCGGCTGGGTCCCGACCGGCAACACCACCGACTCCCCCGACCACGTGCCGGCCGCGCCCGCCGGAACAGTGACGGTCGTCGCGCGGCTGAAGGCGAGTGAGCCGGCCATCGCCGGACGCACGGCGACGGGTGATCAGGTGGGCACCATCCAGCTTTCGGTGGTGAAGGAGAAGCTCGGCGGCGCCGACGTCTACACGGGCGCGTACGGGCTGCTCGCCAGCGAGGACCCGGCGCCAGCGAGCGCGCCGACGCCGACCGTGACCAGCCCGCCGACGCAGGATGAGGGGCTGCACTGGTCGTACATGATCCAGTGGATCATCTTCGCCCTGATCGGCTTCTTCGGCCTCGGCTACGCGCTCGTGACGGAATACCGCAAGCGCAACTCGGACGACCCCGCGGAGCGTGAGCGCGCCGCCGCGCGCGAGCGTCGCCGCCGCGCCAAGCGCACAGACGCCGACGTCGAGGACGAACTCCTCGACGCCGCCCACTGA